The genomic region GTATTTGACTATTTCTCCAAGGTCTTCGTCATCTTCGACAAACAGTATCCTCATGTGAGCCTCTTAAGTACAGAGTTTCAGACGGTTAACCAATTATACCACAGATGAACAGCCATTCACCAAAGAAAAGAGCATCAGAGAGAAAATGAATGAGGAAGCAAACCACCAAGGGTAAATTTTTCTATCCTTTCATCAGAAGCAACGACAACCAAAAAGTCCCTATTGCAAAATTCTGAAAGAACCTGCCTGCATGCACCACACGGATAGGGCATTCCGTCAGGTGAATAGATTAAAATCTTCAAAAAATCCCTTACCCCTTCAGAAACAGCTTTAAACAGTGCAACCCTCTCGGCGCACATCGTAAGTCCGTAGGACGCATTTTCTACATTTACACCTGTATAGACCTTACCTTCCTTTGTTTCTATCGCTGCTACAACACGAAAGTTTGAATACGGCGCGTAGCAGTTTTTTATATTTTCTTTAGCCACTCCAAGCAGTTCTTCAACTTTCATTTAACCTTAACCTCTCTGGAAGTCTCTCCCTTCTAACAATGTCTTCAAGAGTTTCTGCTTCCCTTATCAAATCAATTTCACCATTTTGACCTATGAGAACAACATTCGGTCTATAGCGGATAAACTGCATCCACTGCGTTACATTGTAGGCTCCGACAGGTGAAAGTATCAGATTTGTCCCTCTCGGAAGGGGCGGTAGATATGCAAGGTCATCAACAACATCAATGTTCATACAGAGAGGACCGTAAAGGACGCAAGGCTCTGAAGGTCCCTGAACTTCTCTATCAACTTCAATGTTAAAGTGGTACCAAAATGCGGTAAAGAGAATGTTGACGCCTGCATCAAGGATGTAACCTTTTCTACCGTCAGGAAGCCTTTTGGTAGCGTGAACCTGTGTTATCAGATAGCCAGCCTCGTCAACAATTGCTCTGCCACTTTCTATTATCAGCTTTGGAAAATCTCCCGGTCTCAAAGAAGAAAGAAGGGCGTTGCATACTCTATCGGCAATCTCGTCAATCGACGGAACTGCAACTTCCGGCGGTAAATAGACACCTTTAAGTCTGTTCCTTGATGGAAAACCGCCACCAATATCAATGTACTCAATCTTAAATCCAAATTCATCTTCAACTTTATAAGCAAAATCAACCATCTTTCTAACTTCTGTTTCATAGGCTTTTGGTTCAAGTATGAATGTTCCTATGTGACAGTGAAGACCGACCAATTCAAGCTTTCCGCCAAAGGCAATACGCTTAACGGCATCAAAAGCCTGACCTGACTCTAAATTAAACCCAAACCTGCTCCACTGAGGATGGATACCCGTATCCATATTCAACCTTATTGCAACTTTTGGCTTCACACCAAGCTCTACTGCAACTTCCTCAAGGTCTGCAATCTCTTCAAAAGTGTCTATGTTTATCCTTGCTCCCTCAGATACAGCGACTTTAAGAGCCTCAATAGGTTTATAAGGACCATTGAAAACTATTTCGCTACCTTTGACTCCAAGTCTTCTTGCCTTGCTGTATTCAAATTCTGAAACAACTTCTGCCGTTTCACCTTCACCGTGCAGAACAGCACAAATTGCGTCAAGATAGTTTGTCTTGTAGGACCATGAAAATTCAACGTTGGGATAACGTGTGGTGAAAGCTCTTTTTATCTCTCTAAACTTTGAACGGAGGGTTTTTTCTGAGAAAACAAACAGCGGCGTGCCAAACTTTTCTACAAGATCCGCTATTTTTACACCGTCAATCTCTTTTCTTACTTTTCGGGAAAGCGGTGAGGCAAAACTTCCAAATTTATTCATCATACCAGTGTGAAGTTTAAATATCGCCGGTTTCTCGTAAGTCTTTTTCATCTTTCACCTCTCGTGACTATTTTCTGGAACGTATCCATATCGGTTACAAAATCGTCCGTAAACCTTATATAAAGCTTTCCAGCTTCGTAATCGGATCTCCTCTCAGGTTCTCTGCCAAGGGCAGCATCAAGAAGCCTTGCAGGAAGATTAATTCCAACACCAACAGAAAAATAGACCCAGGCTGGAAAACGAGGATTTATCTCTATAAGATAAATATCATCACCTGAGACGATACACTCAAGTTCAAAGGCACCTCGCCACCTGTACTTTTCAACAAAATTCTCTGCCGCTTTAAGCATTTTTTCATGTTTAACGGTAACACCTGTCCATATTTTCCCGAGTGAGGTTATCCAGAGTTTCTTTATTCCTACCATCCCGAAATGACCACCTTCACCATCACCAACACCCACAACATTCATCTCTTCACCGGAAATAACCTTTTGAACGATTATCG from Desulfurobacterium sp. TC5-1 harbors:
- the cdd gene encoding cytidine deaminase is translated as MKVEELLGVAKENIKNCYAPYSNFRVVAAIETKEGKVYTGVNVENASYGLTMCAERVALFKAVSEGVRDFLKILIYSPDGMPYPCGACRQVLSEFCNRDFLVVVASDERIEKFTLGGLLPHSFSL
- a CDS encoding alanine racemase, whose product is MKKTYEKPAIFKLHTGMMNKFGSFASPLSRKVRKEIDGVKIADLVEKFGTPLFVFSEKTLRSKFREIKRAFTTRYPNVEFSWSYKTNYLDAICAVLHGEGETAEVVSEFEYSKARRLGVKGSEIVFNGPYKPIEALKVAVSEGARINIDTFEEIADLEEVAVELGVKPKVAIRLNMDTGIHPQWSRFGFNLESGQAFDAVKRIAFGGKLELVGLHCHIGTFILEPKAYETEVRKMVDFAYKVEDEFGFKIEYIDIGGGFPSRNRLKGVYLPPEVAVPSIDEIADRVCNALLSSLRPGDFPKLIIESGRAIVDEAGYLITQVHATKRLPDGRKGYILDAGVNILFTAFWYHFNIEVDREVQGPSEPCVLYGPLCMNIDVVDDLAYLPPLPRGTNLILSPVGAYNVTQWMQFIRYRPNVVLIGQNGEIDLIREAETLEDIVRRERLPERLRLNES